The following are from one region of the Candidatus Deferrimicrobium borealis genome:
- a CDS encoding pilus assembly protein: MIEFLLAGIPLLLLVLAIVQLSLLWAGKSAVDTAAHLASRKFARVARADFRRAREIAFLEAFQVCRNRPGGSFGSAAMTSLDVTKDGERGANRADAGEALCVRLTHGVELVVPWIDRFLFALSPGKKIRLGDHYYLMMQSTRWVTVE; encoded by the coding sequence ATGATCGAATTCCTCCTCGCGGGGATTCCGCTCCTCCTTCTGGTGCTGGCGATCGTCCAGCTCTCCCTTCTCTGGGCGGGGAAGAGCGCCGTCGACACGGCGGCGCACCTCGCCTCCCGGAAATTCGCCCGGGTCGCCAGGGCAGACTTCCGCAGGGCGCGCGAGATCGCCTTCCTCGAGGCGTTCCAGGTCTGTCGGAACCGGCCGGGGGGATCGTTCGGGTCGGCCGCCATGACCTCCCTCGACGTCACGAAGGACGGCGAACGGGGGGCGAACCGCGCCGACGCCGGCGAGGCGCTCTGCGTCCGCCTCACCCACGGCGTCGAACTGGTCGTCCCATGGATCGACCGGTTCCTGTTCGCCCTTTCCCCGGGGAAGAAGATCCGCCTCGGGGATCACTATTACCTGATGATGCAATCCACCCGGTGGGTGACGGTCGAATGA
- a CDS encoding pilus assembly protein: MEIEIDRAGDEMISRRNSPGGQALVETALALPLLLILLGGGYWFYRDLSLSSSAESAAHSQMLRAGRRQAGIEPRLSGTIHPGDNVARIEAHNDPLVGEVPLFRGLAGRTVASANVSLGKEPVGAFLDLPSHALRRVAEGAVDCWGRETVSGATVRRTVRGILLTGALR; this comes from the coding sequence GTGGAGATCGAGATTGACCGGGCGGGGGACGAAATGATATCGCGCCGGAATTCGCCTGGCGGGCAAGCCCTCGTCGAGACGGCGCTGGCCCTCCCCCTGCTCCTGATCCTGCTCGGCGGAGGGTACTGGTTCTACCGCGACCTTTCGCTCTCCTCTTCCGCGGAGAGCGCGGCGCACTCCCAGATGCTGCGGGCCGGAAGGCGCCAGGCGGGGATCGAACCCAGGCTTTCCGGGACGATCCACCCGGGAGACAACGTCGCGCGCATCGAGGCGCACAACGATCCCCTGGTCGGCGAGGTGCCGCTGTTCCGCGGCCTGGCGGGCAGAACGGTCGCGTCCGCCAACGTCTCCCTCGGAAAAGAACCCGTGGGCGCGTTCCTCGACCTGCCGTCCCACGCTCTTCGCCGGGTGGCGGAAGGCGCCGTGGATTGCTGGGGGAGGGAGACCGTCTCCGGCGCGACGGTCCGGCGGACGGTACGGGGGATCCTGTTGACGGGGGCATTGCGATGA
- the cpaB gene encoding Flp pilus assembly protein CpaB, which yields MLLPLFAGLLLCGFALAAAGRRVATVEKEILRQANPVEVVVASIAIPAGETFSARNLAKRSIPSSGTGQRNVPASEFELLVGARAKTPIDPGEPVLWTDVEEPYDTEVFSRTVLPGRRAMTLGVDTTSSFAGLLNPGDRVDLLVERSGTNPADWVRDLPVIAVDRDHNRLARPSEKEETSTVTLMVSPGEGSRIARASGKVHWFLRNPDDNAAEAMAPPGRPTISRPVEVWKGGVKVSPVPASRENPG from the coding sequence ATGCTGCTCCCCCTGTTCGCGGGTCTTCTCCTGTGCGGCTTCGCCCTGGCCGCCGCCGGGCGCAGGGTGGCGACCGTGGAAAAAGAGATCCTCCGGCAGGCGAACCCGGTGGAGGTGGTCGTCGCCTCGATCGCGATCCCGGCCGGTGAGACGTTCAGCGCGCGAAACCTCGCGAAGAGGTCGATCCCCTCTTCCGGGACCGGACAGCGAAACGTGCCCGCCTCCGAATTCGAGCTCCTGGTCGGGGCGCGCGCAAAGACGCCGATCGATCCGGGAGAGCCGGTTCTGTGGACCGACGTCGAGGAACCGTACGACACGGAGGTCTTCTCCAGGACCGTCCTTCCCGGACGCAGGGCGATGACGCTCGGGGTGGACACGACATCGTCGTTCGCAGGCCTCCTCAACCCTGGGGACCGGGTGGACCTGCTCGTCGAACGATCCGGGACGAATCCCGCCGACTGGGTTCGGGACCTCCCCGTGATCGCGGTGGACCGGGATCACAATCGCCTCGCGCGTCCCTCCGAAAAGGAAGAGACGTCCACCGTGACGCTGATGGTCAGCCCGGGGGAAGGGAGCCGGATCGCGCGGGCCTCGGGAAAAGTGCACTGGTTCCTTCGCAATCCCGACGACAATGCGGCAGAAGCGATGGCCCCTCCGGGACGACCGACGATCTCCCGTCCCGTGGAGGTCTGGAAAGGCGGGGTGAAGGTCTCCCCGGTACCCGCGTCAAGGGAGAATCCCGGATGA
- a CDS encoding pilus assembly protein N-terminal domain-containing protein codes for MSRLLPRSRGAVAALSMLLAFTAGSASIASETIRIRPGFQRILERTGVSRLSVGDPEIVEAQPLPRNGGILVVGKKEGETDLVLWEKDSRTVWRVEVGSGKRSIAEDARAFAGAFPGLTVVEAGGSVILSGPVPASQDKKLLEAYANAHPGVHLRISLPEEKKTLLLYDLKIIEIGRGESEQLGIRWPDAIPVKGTFAVGTGNAGTFVVGTDFEARLNLLMANGKARILSNPRLACESGGEAQFLAGGEIPIVIITPETRTVEWKTYGIILKIHPTMTEGGKIRTQVNAEVSAVDHGSGTSDVPGFLTRRVSTLFSTPPGETVMLSGLVKSEMAKDVAKVPLLGQIPVIGELFKSRNFRENRTELAIFITPVVVSGDAAPEAAVWERKAEKEKEHLRFRWME; via the coding sequence ATGAGCCGCCTTCTCCCCCGCTCCCGGGGTGCCGTAGCCGCCCTCTCCATGCTCCTGGCCTTCACTGCCGGCTCCGCATCCATCGCCTCGGAGACGATCCGGATCCGTCCGGGATTCCAGCGGATCCTCGAACGGACCGGCGTGTCGCGTCTCTCCGTCGGCGACCCCGAGATCGTCGAAGCCCAGCCCCTTCCCCGAAACGGGGGGATCCTCGTGGTCGGGAAAAAAGAGGGGGAGACCGACCTCGTCCTGTGGGAAAAGGATTCGAGGACAGTATGGCGCGTCGAAGTAGGATCCGGAAAGCGGTCGATCGCCGAGGATGCGAGGGCGTTCGCGGGGGCATTCCCCGGGTTGACCGTCGTCGAGGCGGGCGGCTCGGTGATCCTCAGCGGACCCGTGCCGGCATCGCAGGATAAAAAGTTACTCGAGGCGTACGCCAACGCGCATCCCGGCGTCCACCTCCGGATTTCCCTGCCCGAGGAGAAGAAAACCCTTCTCCTCTACGACCTGAAGATCATCGAGATCGGACGCGGCGAGAGCGAACAGCTTGGGATCCGATGGCCGGACGCGATCCCGGTGAAGGGAACGTTCGCCGTGGGTACCGGAAACGCCGGAACGTTCGTCGTCGGCACCGACTTCGAGGCGCGCCTGAACCTCCTGATGGCGAACGGGAAGGCGAGGATCCTTTCCAACCCGCGACTCGCGTGCGAAAGCGGCGGGGAAGCCCAGTTTCTCGCGGGGGGGGAAATCCCGATCGTGATCATCACCCCGGAGACGCGCACCGTGGAATGGAAGACGTACGGCATCATCCTCAAGATCCACCCCACCATGACGGAAGGGGGAAAGATCCGCACGCAGGTAAACGCGGAGGTAAGCGCGGTGGACCACGGAAGCGGGACGTCCGACGTCCCGGGATTTCTCACCCGGAGGGTGTCCACCCTGTTCTCCACGCCGCCGGGGGAAACGGTGATGCTGTCGGGTCTCGTGAAGAGCGAGATGGCGAAGGACGTCGCAAAGGTCCCGCTGCTGGGGCAGATCCCCGTGATCGGGGAACTGTTCAAGTCACGAAACTTCCGCGAGAACCGCACGGAGCTCGCGATCTTCATCACCCCGGT